DNA sequence from the Gallaecimonas xiamenensis 3-C-1 genome:
CAAGCGTAACCGCATCTTCCAATTCGCCTCAGTGGGCGAAGAGTGCCAGGACAAGAAATACCAGGGTGAACCTACCCGGCTGGTGATCGGTGACGACAACGTCATCCGCGAGTCGGTGACTATTCACCGTGGCACAGTCCAGGACCAGGGCCTGACCGCCATCGGCAACAACAACCTGCTGATGGCCTATGTACACGTGGCCCACGACTGCATCATCGGCAACAACGTGATTATGGCCAACTACTCGGCCCTGGCCGGCCACGCGACAGTCGGCGACTGGGCCATCATGGGCGGCCAGAGCGGCGTACACCAGTTCTGCCGGGTCGGTGCCCATGCCTTTGTGGGAGCCTGCGCCCTGGTGGTCCAAGACGTTCCGCCTTTTGTCACCTGCGCCGGCATGCGTGCCGAGCCTTTCGGCATCAACCTCGAGGGCCTCAAGCGCCGTGGTTTTTCCAAGGCCAGCCTGCAGGCACTGCGCAAGGCCTACAAGGCCCTGTATCGCCAGAACCTG
Encoded proteins:
- the lpxA gene encoding acyl-ACP--UDP-N-acetylglucosamine O-acyltransferase, giving the protein MNVIDPQAFVHPEAKLGNNVKVGPWSYIGAGVEIGDDTEIMSHVVIKGPTVIGKRNRIFQFASVGEECQDKKYQGEPTRLVIGDDNVIRESVTIHRGTVQDQGLTAIGNNNLLMAYVHVAHDCIIGNNVIMANYSALAGHATVGDWAIMGGQSGVHQFCRVGAHAFVGACALVVQDVPPFVTCAGMRAEPFGINLEGLKRRGFSKASLQALRKAYKALYRQNLTLEEAKVELATLAADEPAVAELLAFINQSERGIIR